One genomic window of Gemmatimonadaceae bacterium includes the following:
- a CDS encoding SMC family ATPase, translated as MRLNSLHLSNFRQHADTHIVFDSGLTGIIGPNGAGKSTILEGIAWALYGTPAARGTRDSIRFNRAGARAQVRVELDFELGGHRYLVSRGLTNAELFLDGASSPIANTITGVTELLRRRLGMSLDEFFNTYFTGQKELSVMAAMGPSERAQFLSRVLGYEKLRTAQALVRERRRIILAEAAGLRAGMPDPESVARMLTDAHTRMELAETRQRDATERRARASSLLDHVTPRWETLQRERERLQALLAELRVAESEAAGLARDRERLDRELADVATARVELEKIRAEIAPLGEIVAALHEMDRLYAEEGRRRTLLESVRALSDDLGRLRERRAKVEAAPGLEEQANTELAEKRRELQRTDEELEEKRTDWVRDRQEAETKLEALRRQHAELKDQRERLVAAGENGICPTCARPLGDHYRSVLDLIDDQLNTAVVDGSYYRKRLDQLVEMPPTVKTLGEQRRLALESVGKLERRLARVQSAIQELAQIAREMTQKEEREEVLRRELADIPSGYRADQHQHLRHELERLQPLDARAARLGAQVERDGQLRRERERVGQASDLTTNHIAELRLQRDAVQFSEQSWDGIRGEYERAATELRAAELACVATEGEAAAARGALDTALQAQRDLAKSQTQLDELNRDKRMHDELDRAYSDMRTDLNVQLRPEISELASSFLTELTDARYSELELDDQYNVLVLEEGVPKPVISGGEEDLANLVLRLAISQMIAERAGQSFSLLILDEIFGSLDESRRHNVVELLRRLQDRFEQVILITHIESVREGLDRVITIRYDEESGASRAEHEPALGAVAVDDSAQLTIGAAD; from the coding sequence GTGCGTCTGAACTCGCTCCATCTTAGCAACTTTCGGCAGCACGCCGACACGCATATCGTCTTCGACTCGGGCCTGACGGGAATCATCGGTCCTAACGGCGCCGGCAAGTCGACGATCCTCGAGGGCATCGCGTGGGCGCTGTACGGCACGCCAGCGGCCCGCGGCACTCGCGACTCGATTCGATTCAACCGAGCGGGCGCGCGCGCCCAGGTGCGTGTCGAGCTGGATTTCGAGCTTGGCGGCCATCGCTATCTCGTCTCGCGCGGCCTAACGAACGCCGAGCTGTTCCTCGACGGCGCGAGCTCGCCGATCGCGAACACGATCACCGGGGTCACCGAGCTGCTCCGGCGGCGGCTCGGGATGAGCCTCGACGAGTTCTTCAACACGTACTTCACCGGCCAGAAGGAGCTGAGCGTGATGGCGGCGATGGGGCCGTCGGAGCGCGCACAGTTCCTCTCGCGCGTGCTCGGCTACGAGAAGCTACGAACGGCCCAGGCGCTGGTTCGCGAGCGCCGTCGCATCATTCTCGCCGAGGCTGCTGGGCTCCGCGCGGGAATGCCCGATCCGGAGAGCGTCGCGCGCATGCTCACGGATGCGCACACCCGGATGGAGCTTGCGGAGACGCGACAACGGGACGCGACCGAACGCCGTGCGCGCGCCTCGAGCCTCCTCGATCACGTCACGCCACGCTGGGAGACGTTGCAACGAGAGCGCGAGCGGCTGCAGGCGCTGCTCGCCGAGCTTCGCGTGGCCGAAAGCGAGGCTGCTGGCCTCGCACGCGATCGCGAGCGGCTGGATCGGGAGCTCGCGGACGTCGCCACCGCGCGCGTCGAGCTCGAGAAGATCCGCGCGGAGATCGCGCCGTTAGGCGAGATCGTCGCCGCCCTGCACGAGATGGATCGTCTGTACGCGGAGGAGGGACGTCGCCGGACGCTACTCGAGAGCGTGCGGGCGCTGTCCGATGATCTCGGGCGGCTGCGCGAGCGGCGAGCGAAGGTCGAGGCAGCGCCCGGGTTGGAGGAGCAGGCGAACACTGAGCTGGCGGAGAAGCGGCGCGAGCTGCAGCGGACGGACGAAGAGCTCGAGGAGAAGCGAACCGATTGGGTGCGTGACCGGCAGGAAGCGGAGACCAAGCTCGAGGCGTTGCGCCGACAGCACGCGGAGCTGAAGGACCAGCGCGAGCGACTCGTCGCCGCCGGCGAGAACGGCATCTGTCCGACGTGCGCGCGACCGTTGGGCGATCATTATCGTTCCGTGCTCGATCTCATCGATGATCAGCTCAACACCGCCGTCGTCGACGGGAGCTACTACCGCAAGCGGCTCGATCAGTTGGTCGAGATGCCGCCGACAGTCAAGACGTTAGGCGAGCAGCGCCGTCTGGCGCTCGAGAGCGTCGGGAAGCTGGAGCGGCGGCTCGCTCGCGTGCAGAGCGCCATCCAGGAGTTGGCCCAGATCGCGCGAGAAATGACGCAAAAGGAAGAGCGCGAAGAGGTCTTGCGCCGCGAACTCGCCGACATACCCAGCGGCTATCGGGCAGACCAACACCAGCATCTGCGCCACGAGCTCGAGCGGCTCCAACCGCTCGATGCCCGAGCAGCACGGCTCGGCGCGCAAGTCGAGCGCGACGGCCAATTGCGACGCGAGCGCGAACGGGTCGGCCAGGCGTCCGACCTAACGACGAACCACATCGCCGAGCTGCGGTTGCAACGCGACGCGGTGCAGTTTTCCGAGCAGTCGTGGGATGGGATCCGCGGCGAGTACGAGCGTGCGGCGACGGAGCTACGGGCTGCCGAGCTGGCCTGCGTGGCCACGGAAGGCGAAGCGGCAGCCGCACGTGGCGCGCTCGACACGGCGCTCCAGGCGCAACGCGATCTCGCCAAGTCGCAGACCCAGCTCGACGAGCTCAATCGCGACAAGCGGATGCACGACGAGCTCGATCGCGCATACTCGGACATGCGGACGGACCTCAACGTGCAGCTTCGACCCGAGATCTCCGAGCTCGCCAGCTCGTTCCTGACCGAGTTGACCGACGCCCGATATTCGGAGTTGGAGCTGGACGATCAGTACAACGTACTGGTTCTCGAGGAGGGCGTACCGAAGCCGGTGATCTCGGGGGGCGAAGAGGATCTGGCGAATCTCGTCCTTCGCCTCGCAATTTCGCAGATGATCGCGGAGCGCGCGGGCCAGAGTTTCTCCCTCCTCATCCTCGATGAGATCTTTGGCTCGCTCGATGAATCCCGGAGACACAACGTGGTCGAGCTCCT
- a CDS encoding DNA repair exonuclease, producing the protein MRLVHLSDLHLGFRQYQRLTPGGINQREADVARSFQTAIDRIIALQPDMVLVAGDIFHNVRPTNPAIVHAYLQFSRLRAALPNAPVVMVAGNHDTPRATETGSILRLFREFGIHVAYSEPERFYFGEPGISVLAVPNVPKRPSLKPDPNARFNILVLHGAVEGTLPAYFLTADRAGLEIPRSELNAAAWDYVALGDYHVHRQIEANAYYSGAIDYTSQNAWGELYEERVSGLPGKGLVEWNLESGAHTFHALPPSRPLIDLPPISARGLTVAELDERIQSAVAGVRGGIEDRIVRLIVRDLPRHIARDLNHKALRDLKRRALHFHLDTRRPEVARLSVQGAPGRRPSLAEVVREKLMSRVLEPDIDRKELVALGLRYLSEAENTVSPAHFGADPATDGSG; encoded by the coding sequence ATGCGTCTCGTCCATTTATCGGACCTGCACCTCGGATTTCGTCAGTATCAACGTCTCACTCCCGGCGGGATCAATCAACGGGAGGCAGACGTTGCGCGATCGTTTCAGACGGCGATCGATCGCATCATCGCGCTGCAGCCCGATATGGTGCTGGTCGCGGGCGACATATTCCACAACGTCCGTCCGACGAATCCGGCGATCGTGCACGCGTACTTGCAGTTCAGCCGCTTGCGGGCGGCGCTGCCTAACGCTCCGGTCGTGATGGTCGCGGGCAATCACGACACGCCCCGCGCGACCGAGACGGGCAGCATTCTGCGGCTGTTTCGAGAGTTTGGCATTCACGTCGCCTATTCGGAACCAGAGCGCTTCTATTTCGGCGAACCAGGCATTTCGGTGCTCGCCGTTCCCAACGTGCCAAAGCGGCCTTCGCTGAAGCCCGATCCAAATGCGCGCTTCAACATTCTCGTGCTCCACGGCGCCGTGGAGGGTACGTTGCCGGCATACTTCCTCACGGCTGATCGCGCCGGGCTGGAGATTCCACGGTCAGAGCTCAACGCCGCCGCGTGGGATTACGTCGCGCTTGGCGATTATCACGTCCATCGCCAGATCGAGGCTAACGCGTACTATTCGGGAGCGATCGACTATACGAGCCAGAATGCGTGGGGCGAGCTCTACGAGGAGCGTGTTTCCGGGCTGCCCGGGAAGGGATTGGTCGAGTGGAACCTCGAGAGCGGCGCGCACACCTTCCACGCACTGCCACCCTCGCGTCCACTCATCGACTTGCCGCCGATCTCGGCGCGCGGCCTCACGGTGGCCGAGCTCGATGAGCGTATTCAAAGTGCGGTCGCCGGCGTTCGCGGCGGCATCGAGGATAGGATCGTGCGTCTGATCGTACGCGATCTGCCCCGCCACATTGCTCGCGATCTGAACCACAAGGCGCTCCGTGATCTCAAACGGCGCGCGCTGCACTTCCATCTCGATACGCGCCGACCGGAGGTCGCGCGACTCTCCGTCCAGGGTGCACCGGGACGACGTCCGTCGCTCGCGGAGGTCGTCCGCGAAAAATTGATGAGCCGCGTGCTCGAGCCGGACATTGATCGCAAGGAGCTGGTCGCGTTAGGCCTGCGTTATCTGAGTGAAGCCGAGAACACCGTCAGCCCGGCGCACTTTGGCGCCGACCCGGCGACGGATGGGAGCGGATGA